The nucleotide sequence CGCAACACGCCCTGCACGACAAACACCAACGCAACGGCAGCAGCCAGCAGCACCACGAAGCCCATTGACCAGGTCTTGGCCAGCATGATTTCGCCCGGTGTAACCGGCATCACCAGCAGATGCTCAATGGTGCCGTGCTCGCGTTCGCGGATCAGCGCAGCGCCGGCCAGGATGATCGACAGCATAACGACGTCGTTGATGATCTCATTTAACGCGCCGAACCAGGACTGTTCCAGATTAGGGTTGAAGCGCACGCGGCGTGCAAGATCCACCGGTGGTGCGGCGCTGCTGCGATAGCGCTGAACAAGCTCATTGACTTCGCCCATCACCATCTGCTGGATGTAGCCGCTACCGGTGAAGGCCTGGGTCATGCGCGTGGCATCGACATTGAGCTGGATCGCCGGCGACTTGCCGGCCAGCACGTCGCGCTGAAAATCCGGCGGGATATCCAGCGCAAAGGTGTAGTCGCCGGCATCCATGCCGTCATCGATAGCAGACAGCGGAATCATCGCCGGCGGGTTGAAACGCGGCGGATAGAAGGCCGCAGCGATACGCCCCGACAGTGGCGAGCCATCCTCGTCCACAATGGCGATCGGCGCCTTGTGCAGTGTTTCCGGCATCGCCGTGGCCGCGACGTAGATCATCACCGTAAACATGAAGGTGATCAGCACGAGCATTATCGGGTCGCGCGCCAGACTCCACAGTTCCTTGATGCCCAGGCGGTAGATATTAGCGGCATGCGGCATGTTCAGACCTCCTGCTTCTTCAGCAGAATGATGGAA is from Dehalococcoidia bacterium and encodes:
- a CDS encoding ABC transporter permease translates to MPHAANIYRLGIKELWSLARDPIMLVLITFMFTVMIYVAATAMPETLHKAPIAIVDEDGSPLSGRIAAAFYPPRFNPPAMIPLSAIDDGMDAGDYTFALDIPPDFQRDVLAGKSPAIQLNVDATRMTQAFTGSGYIQQMVMGEVNELVQRYRSSAAPPVDLARRVRFNPNLEQSWFGALNEIINDVVMLSIILAGAALIREREHGTIEHLLVMPVTPGEIMLAKTWSMGFVVLLAAAVALVFVVQGVLRVPIEGSVLLFLAGAALCLFATTSMGILMATVARSMPQFGMLAILILLPLQLLSGGSTPRESMPGFVQNVMLAMPSTHFVALGQAILFRGAGLSVVWPQFLALAAIGAVFFAVSLNRFRKTIGTMT